One genomic window of Actinoalloteichus hoggarensis includes the following:
- a CDS encoding dTDP-4-dehydrorhamnose 3,5-epimerase family protein: MRVVSSDLPGVLLFLPEPRHDRRGLFTRTFDIAVAADHGIDASRFRQDSQSRSRRGVLRGLHGRSGHGESKLVRCARGAVHDVLVDARPGSATFGRHAVFRLDDRDFAHLFVPAGLLHGFQALTDEADVCYRIDAEHDPAADLAVRYDDPQLGIDWPLPVSVLSDRDRAAGSWADLRTALG, from the coding sequence ATGCGAGTGGTCTCGAGCGATCTGCCCGGTGTCCTGCTGTTCCTTCCCGAGCCCCGACACGATCGACGCGGCCTGTTCACCAGGACCTTCGACATCGCCGTCGCCGCCGACCACGGCATCGACGCGAGCCGTTTCCGGCAGGACTCGCAGTCCCGGTCCCGACGCGGAGTGCTGCGTGGTCTGCACGGTCGGTCGGGACACGGCGAGTCGAAGCTCGTGCGCTGCGCCCGAGGTGCGGTCCACGACGTGCTGGTCGACGCCCGTCCCGGCTCGGCGACCTTCGGTCGGCATGCCGTGTTCCGACTCGACGACCGCGACTTCGCGCATCTGTTCGTCCCGGCAGGTCTGCTGCACGGCTTCCAGGCGCTCACCGACGAGGCCGACGTGTGCTATCGGATCGACGCCGAGCACGATCCGGCGGCGGACCTCGCCGTGCGCTACGACGACCCGCAGCTGGGCATCGACTGGCCGCTGCCGGTCAGCGTGCTCAGTGACCGTGATCGGGCGGCGGGGTCCTGGGCCGACCTGCGTACCGCCCTCGGCTGA